Below is a genomic region from Micromonospora sp. R77.
CGGCGTCCGCATCGGACTGCCCGTCGTCCGTCCAGAAACAGACCGGACAGGTGCCGCCACCGGTCCGGGCGGCGCAGCAGGGACAGGCGGCAGCAACACTGTGATCACCCACCGGAGCAGCATTCCACAGTCAACGCTCCCCGGGGACGGCCGATCTCAGGTGCCGGTCACCGCCACCAGCTCACCGGGACGCACCCCGAGCAGGTCGGCCGCGCGGCCGGTGTTCACCGCGACCGCCACCAATCCGGCCGAGTCGACGTACACCACCAGGTCACCGGCGGGGGCGTCGCCGAAGGTACGGCCGTGGGCCGCCGCCCGTCCCGCCACCCGCACGCGGGGAGGCAGCGGCGCCAGCAGGGCACCCGGCGCGGCGAGCTGCACGTTGCCGAAGTGGTCCACGGTCAGCACCTCGGCCTCGAACCCACCGGCGGTCGGCCGTACCACCGGGTCGGGCAGCCGGACCAGTGTCGCCGGCTCGACCGCCGGACCCGCCCCGGCCAGCGGCGCGCCGAGCGCCAGCCGGGCCGCTACCGGGGCGAACACGTCCCGGCCGTGGAAGGTGCGGGACACCACCGGCCCCAGCCACTCCGGATTGGTCAGCTCGACCGCCGCGGTGACCCCGCCGAGCGCCGTGGCGGCGTCGGGCAGCAGCCCGTTGTCCGGCCCGACCAGCAGCCCGCCGGGCGTCGCCAGGGCCACCCCGCGCCGGTTCGTCCCGACACCCGGGTCCACCACCGCCACGTGCACCCCGACCGGCAGGTACGGCACCGTCTGAGCGAGGACCGCCGCGCCCCGGCGGACGTCGGCCGGGGGAATCAGGTGGGTCACGTCGAGCACCCGGGCCGCCGGAGCGAGCCGGGCGATCACCCCGTGGCAGGCCGCCACGAACCCGTCGGCGAGGCCGTAGTCGGTGGTCAGCGAGATCCACGGTACGTCGGTCACGTGCGGCTCCCGGTCGGCGGGCGCCCGGGCTCGGCG
It encodes:
- a CDS encoding S-adenosyl-l-methionine hydroxide adenosyltransferase family protein, which codes for MTDVPWISLTTDYGLADGFVAACHGVIARLAPAARVLDVTHLIPPADVRRGAAVLAQTVPYLPVGVHVAVVDPGVGTNRRGVALATPGGLLVGPDNGLLPDAATALGGVTAAVELTNPEWLGPVVSRTFHGRDVFAPVAARLALGAPLAGAGPAVEPATLVRLPDPVVRPTAGGFEAEVLTVDHFGNVQLAAPGALLAPLPPRVRVAGRAAAHGRTFGDAPAGDLVVYVDSAGLVAVAVNTGRAADLLGVRPGELVAVTGT